One Aquarana catesbeiana isolate 2022-GZ linkage group LG11, ASM4218655v1, whole genome shotgun sequence genomic window carries:
- the LOC141111790 gene encoding carbohydrate sulfotransferase 4-like: protein MGTHLCLRKVGLKVRKGSVIMWKISAGKLSTLLLMATQTAGFIMILMKMHFNRPPAVPKQDRSHLLIISSWRSGSSFTGQLFSQHPDVFYMMEPAWHVWGKMGQNNAEVLHMAVRDLIRSVFHCDMSVFDAYMPPTKTKSDLFQWEASRALCSPPACYSFNRHDIIPQLSCKEFCSKYPFDTIQKACKTYNHIVVKEVRFFDLKVLCPLLQDPSLNLKILHLVRDPRAIFQSRVKVTLQLAHDTNVMLRGTKGNKNDTSFRAMKKVCKSQAEIYETAMFEIPSKLQKRYMVVRYEDIVQDPLGKAKEVYEFAKLPFTPILKDWILNMTRGKGHVHNFVVSSRDAQNISRAWRTALPFESIEKVQSVCREVMALFGYRMLQNAEEQKDLSLDSMLPMP, encoded by the coding sequence GTTCTGTGATTATGTGGAAGATCAGCGCCGGTAAACTGTCCACTCTTCTGCTGATGGCCACCCAGACCGCAGGATTCATCATGATATTAATGAAGATGCATTTTAACCGCCCTCCTGCGGTGCCCAAACAAGATCGGAGTCACCTCCTCATCATATCCTCCTGGAGATCCGGCTCCTCGTTCACCGGCCAGCTCTTCAGCCAACACCCCGACGTCTTCTACATGATGGAGCCGGCTTGGCACGTGTGGGGTAAAATGGGCCAGAACAACGCTGAGGTTTTGCACATGGCGGTTCGGGACCTGATCAGGTCCGTATTCCATTGTGACATGTCAGTGTTTGACGCCTACATGCCCCCCACAAAAACGAAGTCAGATCTGTTTCAATGGGAGGCCAGCCGGGCCTTATGTTCCCCGCCTGCTTGTTACTCCTTCAATCGCCATGACATCATACCGCAATTAAGCTGCAAGGAGTTTTGCTCCAAGTACCCGTTTGACACCATTCAAAAAGCGTGCAAAACCTATAACCATATTGTGGTCAAGGAAGTGAGATTTTTTGATTTGAAGGTGCTTTGCCCATTGCTTCAAGATCCATCTCTGAACCTAAAAATCCTCCATTTGGTCCGGGACCCACGCGCCATCTTTCAGTCCCGTGTGAAAGTGACTTTACAGTTGGCACATGACACCAACGTTATGCTGAGGGGGACCAAAGGCAACAAAAATGATACTTCCTTTAGGGCGATGAAAAAGGTTTGTAAGAGCCAAGCTGAGATATATGAAACCGCCATGTTTGAAATTCCCAGCAAACTCCAAAAGCGCTACATGGTGGTGCGCTATGAGGACATTGTCCAAGACCCACTGGGGAAGGCCAAGGAGGTCTATGAGTTTGCCAAGCTTCCTTTTACCCCAATACTTAAAGACTGGATCCTTAATATGACACGTGGAAAGGGACATGTACATAACTTTGTGGTCTCCTCTCGAGATGCGCAAAACATCTCCAGAGCCTGGCGGACAGCACTTCCATTTGAAAGCATTGAAAAGGTTCAAAGCGTTTGTAGAGAAGTGATGGCGTTGTTTGGGTACAGAATGCTACAGAATGCAGAGGAGCAAAAAGACTTATCTTTGGATAGTATGCTACCTATGCCATAA